In Gadus chalcogrammus isolate NIFS_2021 chromosome 1, NIFS_Gcha_1.0, whole genome shotgun sequence, the sequence AAAATAATAGCTTTCTTTCAGAACAGTCTTAACTGTTTTTGGGAAACTTCCAATTCTTTTTTTTCGCAAATAGTTGGGAGCCATGACAAGGGTGGGTTGTTTTCTGTTACACAGATGCCTTTAATCTGCTGcaggaaaataataatagaaattAAAAATAGATCACCAAATTAAAAGTAGAAAAATTGCACATCAACTATACTTTTATTTACAATGATCAGTAGTAATCTTTGACGTTTTTTTTACAATCCACTCCTCACATATTTTTGGACTTTCGAGGGATTTGTATTGTGACAGGGATAAAATATAGGCTTTAGgccccacacatgcacatgatCACATGTAGCAGCCATTTCCACAAAAAAGGTCAGGGATGTAATCCTCTGGGATCCACATGTCATGCTATCACtatgaaaacaaaacagttGTTACGCAACATAATGCTCACCTGTCTGAAAGACAGCATTATAAACCCCTTTATCCTTTAAGTATCAGAAATGCCACATTCCATTATTTTTTACTACCTTTAATAACATAATGTATTGTTGCCAGGCTTTGATCATGGTTTACGTAATCCAAAGTATTAAACATTTAATACAAAGTTGAATcatatgttttgttttctttccttATAGCCAGAATGTTTTTATTGTTACCCAGAATCTTTTTAAGAGGAGGATGCCTTGGTTAACATTATTTTTGGCAGGGTAGGCCTCCTAAAAAGGCCCACTCTTTTGAAGTTTGGCTGGAGCTTTGAGAGTCTTATGAAATGGAAAGTTAAACCAACAGGCAATAAAAGGATCACGACCTTAACCAATCCACTAGTGTTAATAGATCGGATGTCTCAAAGGGATTTTGTTGGGTGTCACATTTCATTCCCACTGTTATCAAAGCGTTGCAGTGGTGATTTAATATGGATTTTTAATGCATCaatagattattattatacagaCAATTTTAACATATAATAAATTAGTGATTGAAACATTTGGGAAACAGCtttaacaatagataagaaagtGTTTATGTTACATATGATAGACACATTGTTCAACATAGATAActattgtaaaaataaatattttgttttctcaactaaatagaaaaatataagCCATGGATACAGCATAAACATTAATATACAAAGCACATTATTCTAAATAAAAACTCTTGCTTCCACTTAAAGCCAAGCTCTGATGACATATGGTTCAGATGGTACATTATACATATGAAAATATGTTAACTCTTGTGTCCTTGATGATTAATCAATCGAATGTCCACCTTCATGTGTTCGTCATACACTGCTCAATTCATGTGCTGTCATTGcctaatgaaaaaataaaatgtgaataCACTTGAAACAGATTAGATTCATGAATCCCTATGGGTAGGCATTTTTGAAAAAGTCAACTCGATCTTTTTCAAAGTATACAACAGATATTCCCACTGCTCtcttcaggcctccctccaaaACCGCCCAcctgaaacaaataaaaaatgcttCTAAAAATGTTGTGCCTACCTTTAAGTTCTGGGAGCTCCTCCATTATCATGCCTCCAGAACTGTGgtttgcagctctctgctgaaTCTACACACCAGACCAATGGAAGAAAAAGGGGGTGAGTTTCTGAACAGAGAGGATGCCTGCCACTTTGAAATGAAACCAAAATAAGACATTTTAACTCTCTGTCATGGGTAACAAATATGGTTTAGGATTTAAGAACACAAATTGACAAATTGTCTTTTTCCTTAGCGCTTATGGTTGGTGTactgagaaataaataaattagttCTGTGCAGTTAAACGGCAACAAGGTGTCTCTGTTGGGATTGTTTCTTATCCAAGCTGTTTTCACAGGTTGTTACCACAAAATGCTTTCTAAGTGGCCTACAGGGGGGAGGCTAGCAGTGTTAGCTTGCAGCAAAAGCAACATTATAGCTGTCTTCTGCCCAGGAATATGAACAATATACATATACTCTGAGATATACAGAAAACATACAAGAGAGTGCTTTTGAATGTATGGACACTACATTATTGCAGTAaataacactttacaatatgtgtacattaattaaccatttatTAAGATTAGTTACAGTCATACGTATTATTATAAAGAATTAgcataagggttagggtaactTGGTaaaggttaaccctaaccctatgaaaTATTGTATGAATGTTTACATGAACATCATAACCTTATATAAAGTTGCAATGTGTAACATTGAGCAACGGTTAACCAGATTAGCACTAAACTCATGAATCTCTCGGGAATATTTAGAAGGAGCACTTAAAGCTAGGGCAGGCAATTTTAACAGTCAACTCGTTTTCAaagtatattaaaaaaatcccTAACCCTCCCTTCAGGCCAACCTCAAAAGCCACttcccaaaaacaaaacaaataatggtaataaaaaataaaaatacctaaccctaaccctcacccaaaccctaaccctaaccctaccctacctTTAAGTTCCTAGAGATAGGCTACTCACATTATCATGGCTCCAGGTCTGTGATCTGCATGTCTCCGCCGAATCTACATACCAGACAAATGGAAGAAAAAAAGGGGTGAGATACTGAACAGAGGATGCCTGCTACTTCAAAATATTTTCTGACATTTGAACTCTGTCATGCgaaaaaaaaatgacacaaaTTGAAACCACTCTTTTTCCTTCAAGCTTATGTTTAGTATACTGAGAAATCCGGATTCAATTATTTCTCTGCAGTTAAATGGCAACAGTTGGTTCTTTTTTCATTGTTTCTTAGCTCCAGTTCCAAGCTATTTTCATAAGTTACCACTGAATGCTTTCAAATTGGCCTACATGGGGAAGGCTGAGCAGTTTCGATTGCAGTAAAGGCATCATTAACAGCTAGTTAATGTTGTATTCAGAATGAAAAACCTCAATAACAGAGTTACGTCCACTCTTACTGGCTGTGCAACTGTGTGACGCGAAATTGTTTAGCTCAACTTGCTGAgtggtgtgagtgggagggtTTTTTGGAGTATTAATAGTAAGAttattgtaaacaaagagagagggaagggctGGCCAACATTTTATATTTGAAGAACATATCAGTAATTGGATTCCATTTCATGGATTTAGTTTTTGAAATCACTATCGATCGATGACTAGGCCTACTGATATTTTTAGCAAATTTTAAGCGGCATGCTAGATTGAATGTCGTTGCGCCTTAAACATGAATACCACTAGAAATCATTAACACCATTAGAAAATGATAACTAAACCATTATCTAACTGTTAATTAACTCTAAGTTAATGCTTATTAATGCATTCAAGTGTTACAAATTGACAACAACAATATTGACAACCCATTGGTCTGGTTAGTGGGCTGCACAGTCAGAACCTGCCAGAACGCCGTCCTTTGCAGAGATTGTGCCGTACCTTTTGTAAGAACATGTAGGAGAGGAAGAATATAATCAGAATTCCTCCGCAGATGGAAGTGATTATAAAGCCAAGTTTATAAAAATCTGTTTCCAAACGTCTCGGGGACGCGTTCATTGAGTACTTCTCAGCCCTGTCTGTGGAAAGGTAAGATCACAGACGTCCAAGGTtattgaggggaggagaggtggagaggcaTTGCGCACCAAAGCGCAACGTGAACTAAACGTGTGTCACCAAACCTGTTGTAAAGTGGACGGTGGGCAGGTTGGTAGGTACTTCTGTGCTGACCACAAAGGCCACAGTGTATTCGCTCTCACACTGCCAGTCTACAGGCCCCTCCATGGTGGTCATAAGCTCCCAGTAGACAGACAACACCTCCAAGGCCCTCCTAAGTGCTTCGAGAGGAGACTGTTGAAAGGACACTTCAAAACTTTCTGGTTTGTCCTAAGAAATCATttaaaaaggggaaaaaaaaaccaTGATTTGATTTCATCATTGTGACATTATCATTTTACATTGTTCATACAATGCAATTATCTTTGAATATCAGGAAAAACAACCACAagaacaacaaataaaaggagTTGTTTTGTTTGAGGAGTCATATTTGAGTAGCTTGGAATCGACCAAAATAGGTTTACGAGGACCATTGTTATATTAAATATCAGGCACCTACCTCAACTTCCTCGTTAATCTGAGGAACACATTTCTGAGAGTAGATGTTGAGAATGAGCGCCCTCAGAGACTGAACGTAACCCTCGTTAATTGAGCCCCTGCTGTACTTGAAGTGGGTCGCAAGCAGCTCCAAGATCCACGGTAAGGCCGCTTTTACAAAGCAACATTTGCTCTGTCGGTGGTTTAGAAAAAAACGAAAGCAAAACGAAAAAAGAGTTCTTCGAAGGCAGTCAATAACTTTGTTCATTTTCTTTATCTTAATAAATGAAAGGGCACCTTACCAAATCCTTCCGCTCTATAAATGTGTAGGTAATCATACACCCACTACTAAACTGGTTATCCATCTGTGGAAACAACAGGGGCTCAGTCGTAGactacagagaaaaaaaaacatacacacccaaTAGTTCAACCCGGCCccgggacggggggagggggatgaaaATGCCATTCTTCAATGCCGGCTGAGTAATTGAATCACATACCAGGTGTCTGAGCGTCATGAGGTGCTCCCTGGTTATGGAATGTCTGCAGGGGCCGGGCACCTCACCCATGGTGAGGGGGAAGCTCaggaacacaagcacacacagacaattgaCCTGCAACGCACAAAGAACAGCGCATCGGCATGTGGTACCAGATGTACAAAGGGGGGATTTTCATCTTGAGCGGCTCACACTATGTATTTGGAGTATCTTAAAGTATCATATAATACTACTATGACCTACAGCTGTGGGGGAAATCTGGTGTATACGGGCGAATAAGTGATTGTACAGATCGGTTAGAAGGATGGTAGACGTAGGCCTAGCGTGACATAGACAGCCACGTGTTGAGTAAGCATGCGCTCTGCTCTACGTCTCCCTAAGCCTCCAGCAGGGGTCCTATAGGCCCCTGCGATGTATGTTGTGAAGGAGGCAGGGGGCAGGCCCTTGGGGAGGTGTGTTAAGGCCCGTTCCATCAGACAGCTACCCAGGGCTGCCTGGTAACAGCTCCTGGCGTCTCTTCTTCCTGATTGACATGCGACAGAACCTTATGGAATGTGGATAATAAAGTACAAACAAACTCACTAACTCATGCGGGGAGATCTCTCTGGACCCATTCATAAACCCTTGAATAATGCCCTTGAATAGCTTATGTATGAGGGGACTCGGACCGCTTCCAACACTAGAGTTCGCAAGTCTTTCCCCTTAATTTAACAATGCTGCTTTTGCTGTCTGATTTTGGAGATGGAAAGCGGGGACAAAGGATTTCTTTGAAACCAAAGAGGAATTCAAGCAGAGATTGTCCCATTCTATATACTGTGCTTCGGTTCTTTCACATAATGTGTGCGCTCTTCAACAGCTATTGCTTAGATGTTGAAACCAAAATGTCTGGGAGCCAGTCTCCTTCAAAACTGACATGCTATTTTGATTTGCCTCgatctctccctttccctttctctctctctctctctctctctctctctctctctctctctctctctctctctctctctctctctctctctctctctctccctctctctccctctctccctctctctctctcggattTTGAATATTCCATTCTGTGTCAAATTATTTGTTAATgctttaaaatatttatttgcagAACGAAACCAATGTTAACCATCACATGTGTCCTTTCTTTGTACCATCGATACTAAGAAAGGAAAGTAACACGTGTCATTTGTAAGCAAATCTGACAAAACCTAACCcaaaaacctaaccctaaaatcAAATATTTTAGTGCTTACATCAACCTCCACATTTCTACTAAAACAATAAGAATATATACCATAGGGGTCTCTACAACTGGCAGTCAAAGTTAAACGGAAAGCCCCTCCCCGCCACTAACTTTATCATTTATGATTTGAAGGCAACTGATTTTAGATTAACTTTATACCTATTTACTGAATAGGTAATATCCTAATCCAAAATAGGTAGGTCTACCCCTTAGGCTTTCCTTATCAAGTTGCGTCCTTCTTGTGGGATGAAAGTAATTTTGATCACAACCAAGCATACCTGATTTACACTGTGGTTAAACTTTCATACCAGCACAGTTAGCTTCATAGATAAATATAACTTGGTTGGAATGCGCCATGTCACCATCAATTATTGCCATCAGCTTGAAAAATGGCAAAGCCTACCACACAGAATCGCATACATCCTTTCTTTGTTACCATAACCTCGACAAGCGCTTTGGTCCGGTTTGTTTGGTGTTGAAGATAATTATTAATGACATAAATCCATATCTTTCATGTGACACTCCCCAACACTACAGTCCAGCTGCTAAATAGGCTGTTTGATAGGCTGAACAAGACCTGGATGTTAATCCAGAGCTGATGGTCCTCATTTAACAAGCATGAGGCTGTTGTAGACCAACTTGAATGTGATGGTGTATACTGTCTGCAGTGGACAGAATCTGTATTGTTTAGGCATTATTGGTTATTGTTACTCATGGAATGATAAAGTAATGTTAATCGTTTTTCGCATTCATTATTATTACACATTATCTATAAGAATTTATTGTCAATGTTTATTGATGATTTTGTAATTGCAATCTTACTGCCACAGTGATTTAACTATTGAGACACATTTTAGAGACATGTGGGCACGCTGATTAAAAAAGGCAAGCGATACACTTTCAGGTTACTTGAAATATGTAGTTATATTACATTATTAGAACACTTGGAAACATGAAGGGTTTCGCTATTGATCTTTTTAAGTACATTTAATCTTctttaatactaataataaaaataataaaaaggtaaaTTGTTCCAATATTACTACATTCAAAATAACTTCATCATTGCATccttaaatgtataaatatgttgttgaaatatatatttgtattttaaatttgtccctttctctttccctaCTACTACTAGTCCTACTTATACTACTAATTATAGTAACAGAAGTCTTAACTGTTGTTGAGTGATACCACAGATTAACTTTAACTGAATGTAAAACACAACTAATAGGACCAGGACAAGGATAAAAAACATGGGACACAAAGCTCACATTAAACCACAACATGATTTGCTTTTCCCATGATATCCAAGATATACTGTCCACATCTAAGTCATCCATAGCACTATTTAACCAACCTGCACTTTAAAGGTATgccaaatcacaaacacaaacacaaattaaattcacacacacacacacacacacacacacacacacacacacacacacacacacacacacacacacacacacacacacacacacacacacacacacacacacacacacacacacacacacacacacacacacacacacacacacacacacacacacacacacacacacaccaaactcaattagaaacacaaacacagatacataagcctagcctagcctagtcATTCACATGTAACCTCCAATGTCTTAAAATGTTCTCATTGACCTTGTGAATAAAATATTCTGTGAAAGAAGTTTCCCTTACCTTGGTTTTGCTCTGAATCAGGGAGGGCACCAGGCTGGTCATCTGGTATATGTTTGGCAAAGAACAAGAGCAGACTCCTCTGTCACACACATTGAGGCAGATAAATGCGTTTTTTGTATTTAGTCCCACTCGTGGTGAAAGGGAATGCTGCGAGGCAAAACTGACGATACTACATCTCATGCCGATCACCCCAAACATAATGTGCTCCTCCTGCAGACTCAGTTTGCATAGAACAACTCTCCCTGCTTATGGTCCAGCCTGAGACCGCCCACAACTCTCACGTGCTCCACAAATACAATAGTTTAGCTGGGGGCCTTAATATGTGTCTGGGCTTTTATCCTTTAGGTTGTTAAATAAAAGCCATTTTAGGGAAACACATCTACAATGTTTATAGTGATCTGTTGTTTCAGGTCACAATGCAAGACGGAAAATACTATTACACCGCCCGGGGATAGAATTTCATATTTTCCACATTCAAACagttatgtaggcctatctccCGGCAGGCCATGATATACGATTTGGCTTTGAATAAACCACATGGATGGTTTCAGATAGCAGTGGCTAGTTAAATAGTGCTCATTAAACAGTTTCTAAAAATCAGCAAACCGTAGATTTGGACTCGGAGAAttattggaaaataaataaaagttgtgATGATCAGTTTTGTCTCCATGCATAacccttttttgttttcttcaaagttcaaatcaaagTTGGTCTTTCGGGAAACAAGACGCCCTGCTGTTAAATAACATCTGTTGAGAACCTTTTAATCAATGCAAGCTTAGGGATACTGCAGTGTGGAAATCCATGAAATTTGTTGCATCCACAGATGGACACAGGGTGGTCTATTGGTGCACAGGCGGTGTAAGTTAAACTGTGCATGCAACCAAAGATTTGTGGTATGTTATGTATTCATACAAGAAGAATGTAACCTCGCTAAAAAAAGATTTTCAACTCCATTTAAACTCCCTTTTAGCTAACTACTGTGTGTTCTCCTTGCAAAGCAGCTCATCTTGAAATGCAGAACTATGTATCTATGACCAAATCGTTCATTAAATCCTAATTTAGGATTGGGACTGCTGAACATTTCCCTGTCGTACCAAACACGTCgtattttttcatttgtttgaaAGATTAACCCTTTCTTGATCCTATGATTTACCTTTTCGAACGCAAAACATCGGCGGATTATGGTGGTCAGGATCCCCTTGGCTACTTTTTGTGTGGCCTCCTCAAGCTCTACCAGAAAAGACGTAATGAAGATGAAGAAAATAATATTACATGGCTCAAACGCACACAATggggacacacacccacacacacgcaaacacacacattgagtgAGCCTTATGTAAACAGCAATGGCATAGAgaaagttttattttttaattaaattaaacatgGCAATGACATGTTAGGAATCTTCTCATGTTGCACAATGCTAAGAACTGTCAACTGTCATGCCAACAATGTGGATATTTCTAAACATTTACATACTTTGCAGATTGTTTGGATTTGATGTAAACATTTCTCAAAACCTTtcttcacaacaacaacaactatccAAGAACATTTTTAATCTGTAAAAGATGACTTTTGGTTTGTTGACTCCTGCAACTTGTCTCCTGACAACAAAAGTGAAACAAACGTGACGAGGACAAAGTTTCAATAAATCTATCCTGGCCTTCACTTCATGGCACGCTTGCCATCAATTAGAGAGGCAATCATACAATTCATGGATGTGGCGGGCCGTCCGAAAGACCTCAAGGACACTATCATATGACATTAAGAACACTAACACAATAAAGCCTTGAGCAGACAATGAGGGGACTTTTTGAGGCAGACCAGACAAGACCTAGAGACGAGCAGATTTGGGTGCTTaatagtttttgttttgttatctCAATCTGGGCGCCCTCACTGCCGATCAAGCAGAAAGGAAGTACAGTGATCTATCTTTGAACACAGGAATGTTGCATCTAAATGAGATCAGGTTTTGGATGACTTTTTAGATAATAGGTGGAAATAACAATATCTTAGGATTCTAGGAATtgtagtgttgttgttttttttacagccctgaataaaatgtatgtaaAGTGTAGTCTTGTCTTGGAGAACCTACCCCAGATTGATTTGTCTTTGGCGCTACCATCAGTACCTTATGGTAGCTCAAAAGTAATTGAAGCTTAAAATAAATTGCAAACTGTCAcgttctctgtgtatgtgtataatgtgtgtgggtttgtgtgtgtgaaggcatCAATAATGGTAAAAGTCAAAATTGACCATTGGCAAAGCAAAAAATTGAATCATAAAGATTGAATATCAAAACATGCAGAACTCAGATAAAAAACTAATAATGTAGTCTGtgcataaaaaaaatgcttGCTAATTTTGTCGTTATTATGTGTTATTATACATATTGCATAAATATTATCAAAGATATTTTCATCTAGTATGTTTTGTAAAGGAAATGAGATGGCAATATGGTTTTATTCTGCTCCTCTTTTGTTCATGGAGGTCGTAGTGAGTCAACATACTGATAACAAACAAGAAAAAGGCCAACTGAAGTTTATTGCTTTCACGTCAGCACAGTTCAGAGGTGGATATTGTTAAATGATATAGATGCAAAATAGTGAAAATCAGCAGAAGCGTACATGACAGAAATGCATATTTGTTCTTTTAGGCTTGAGCAATACGcttgaaaaaaagaacacagCCGGCCTTCAaatatctctctcttctttacCGTTGCTTCTTTTAAGGGGCATAAATAGAAGGAAGGTATCTCCATCTTCCCCATCCTAACGTGGGGAATGAAGTAGAGATGATCCTAGGTGTTCATAAAAGCGGGTGAGTCTGAGGACAGATGCGTAGGGTATAAGGCCTGAGATCAGATAGCATACTGGAGAGTTAGATAACCAGAAAGGACAAGgcaaggagggggagagacagaggtgg encodes:
- the csf1b gene encoding macrophage colony-stimulating factor 1b isoform X2 produces the protein MFGVIGMRCSIVSFASQHSLSPRVGLNTKNAFICLNVCDRGVCSCSLPNIYQMTSLVPSLIQSKTKVNCLCVLVFLSFPLTMGEVPGPCRHSITREHLMTLRHLMDNQFSSGCMITYTFIERKDLSKCCFVKAALPWILELLATHFKYSRGSINEGYVQSLRALILNIYSQKCVPQINEEVEDKPESFEVSFQQSPLEALRRALEVLSVYWELMTTMEGPVDWQCESEYTVAFVVSTEVPTNLPTVHFTTDRAEKYSMNASPRRLETDFYKLGFIITSICGGILIIFFLSYMFLQKIRRRHADHRPGAMIIFSRELQTTVLEA
- the csf1b gene encoding macrophage colony-stimulating factor 1b isoform X1; its protein translation is MFGVIGMRCSIVSFASQHSLSPRVGLNTKNAFICLNVCDRGVCSCSLPNIYQMTSLVPSLIQSKTKVNCLCVLVFLSFPLTMGEVPGPCRHSITREHLMTLRHLSTTEPLLFPQMDNQFSSGCMITYTFIERKDLSKCCFVKAALPWILELLATHFKYSRGSINEGYVQSLRALILNIYSQKCVPQINEEVEDKPESFEVSFQQSPLEALRRALEVLSVYWELMTTMEGPVDWQCESEYTVAFVVSTEVPTNLPTVHFTTDRAEKYSMNASPRRLETDFYKLGFIITSICGGILIIFFLSYMFLQKIRRRHADHRPGAMIIFSRELQTTVLEA